The Leguminivora glycinivorella isolate SPB_JAAS2020 chromosome 1, LegGlyc_1.1, whole genome shotgun sequence genome includes a region encoding these proteins:
- the LOC125227271 gene encoding COMM domain-containing protein 4 — protein sequence MKFKFCSDGDCPLWALAALHALGSLPAAVFRAVLQHIVDELPEDGIMDILKDTSLSSRDESARAAAAIRWVLRQTWRGGCPGTQLTRDLLVLGLPRTHASALAEAADNGREAYEAKIQMSGFMVNRLTDVTTSPGPEGTVDTIKLSLHSDDVTGERTQDTVLVHKSQVTTLLKELKQAYLKIEELDGVK from the exons ATG AAATTCAA GTTTTGTTCGGACGGCGACTGCCCGCTGTGGGCGCTGGCGGCGCTGCACGCGCTCGGCAGCCTGCCCGCCGCGGTGTTCCGAGCGGTGCTACAACATATCGTAGACGAGCTGCCT GAAGACGGAATCATGGATATATTAAAGGATACTagtttat CGTCCCGCGATGAATCCGCCAGAGCGGCAGCAGCCATCCGGTGGGTGTTGCGGCAAACCTGGCGCGGCGGCTGCCCTGGCACCCAGCTGACTCGTGATCTCCTGGTGCTCGGACTGCCGAGGACACACGCGTCAGCGCTGGCTGAAGCGGCAGACAACGGCCGGGAGGCGTATGAGGCTAAAATACAGATGAGTGGATTCATGG TCAACAGGCTGACAGACGTAACGACCAGCCCCGGGCCCGAAGGTACAGTGGACACAATAAAGCTGTCGCTACACTCGGACGACGTCACCGGCGAACGTACACAAGACACCGTGCTGGTACACAAGTCGCAGGTGACGACCCTGCTTAAGGAGTTGAAGCAGGCTTATCTAAAAATTGAAGAGTTGGATGGTGTGAAATAG